A segment of the Candidatus Angelobacter sp. genome:
TAAGGCGACCCGGCGGCGGCAGGCGCCACGGCCGGGGCGCGGCGGATTTCGATTTCGCTGAATGGCGTCGGCTGGAGGACAACGATCTGTTTCAAACGAATCAATTCCAGCAGCGCCAGGAACGTGACCACAACTTCGGTGCGGCTGGTGGTCTGTTCGAACAACCCGGAGAATTTCAACGGCGCATCGCCGGCGATGGCCTGACGGAGCCGTTCGATCTTTTCGCTGACCGTCCACTTGTCTTCAAATATGT
Coding sequences within it:
- a CDS encoding segregation/condensation protein A; amino-acid sequence: EYKKFKDAAAQLQTREAEQENIFPRLPARLEFEPATPPPRPEVSLFDLISAVSNVLKRFQLKDDARDIFEDKWTVSEKIERLRQAIAGDAPLKFSGLFEQTTSRTEVVVTFLALLELIRLKQIVVLQPTPFSEIEIRRAPAVAPAAAGSPYEPPNNPKST